A window of the Thiovulum sp. ES genome harbors these coding sequences:
- a CDS encoding porphobilinogen deaminase (PFAM: Porphobilinogen deaminase, C-terminal domain; Porphobilinogen deaminase, dipyromethane cofactor binding domain~TIGRFAM: porphobilinogen deaminase), producing MKIAIATRGSELALWQSEYVKERLLEHYDDLEIELKIFKTTGDKILDKPLAEIGGKGLFTKELEDAMSRGEAHISVNSLKDMPFELPEGFEISAITEREDVRDALLSEKYENIDELPHGAVVGTTSLRRKVQILALRPDLKIKELRGNVNTRIAKLKAGEYDAIILASAGINRLHLEKQVKFVYNIQISEMIPSMGQGALAIETTGDPEIVKLVSVLSDEVATIETGIERQFVGKLQGSCSVPIGVNATVLENDTIITKAVVGSIDGKSLLRDTIIGSTKNWENIGNSLSDRMIGSGALKLLNLN from the coding sequence ATGAAAATTGCAATTGCAACAAGAGGTAGTGAATTGGCACTTTGGCAATCTGAATATGTCAAAGAGCGACTTTTAGAACACTACGACGATTTGGAAATAGAGTTAAAAATTTTTAAAACGACTGGCGACAAAATTCTTGATAAACCATTAGCAGAAATTGGCGGAAAAGGTCTTTTTACAAAAGAGCTAGAAGATGCAATGAGTCGGGGAGAAGCCCATATTTCTGTTAATAGTTTAAAAGATATGCCTTTTGAATTACCTGAAGGTTTTGAAATTTCCGCAATTACTGAACGGGAAGATGTGCGAGATGCTTTGCTTTCTGAAAAATATGAGAATATTGATGAACTTCCACATGGTGCTGTTGTTGGAACTACAAGTTTGAGAAGAAAAGTTCAAATTCTTGCACTCCGACCAGACTTAAAAATCAAAGAACTTCGCGGAAATGTAAATACAAGAATTGCAAAACTGAAAGCTGGTGAGTATGATGCAATTATTCTTGCTTCTGCGGGAATAAATAGACTTCATTTAGAAAAACAAGTGAAATTTGTATATAACATTCAAATCAGCGAAATGATTCCGTCAATGGGTCAAGGTGCATTAGCTATTGAGACAACTGGTGATCCTGAAATTGTAAAACTTGTTTCTGTTTTAAGCGATGAGGTCGCAACTATTGAAACAGGAATTGAGAGACAATTTGTCGGAAAATTACAAGGTAGCTGTTCTGTGCCAATTGGGGTAAATGCGACAGTTCTTGAAAATGACACAATTATTACAAAAGCAGTAGTTGGGTCAATTGATGGAAAATCTCTGCTTCGAGACACGATTATTGGCTCAACAAAAAATTGGGAAAATATCGGAAACTCTCTTTCAGACAGAATGATTGGATCAGGTGCTTTAAAACTTCTAAATTTGAATTAG
- a CDS encoding acyl-CoA thioester hydrolase, YbgC/YbaW family (PFAM: Thioesterase superfamily~TIGRFAM: acyl-CoA thioester hydrolase, YbgC/YbaW family; tol-pal system-associated acyl-CoA thioesterase), producing MKAEDSNLEFRVYYEDTDVSGFLYHSTYLNYCERARSEIFFKRGISPISGNSHFVVRKIEAEYLKPAQFGDNLKVETYLLKMGGASVLLNQEIFRKDEKLFTAKILLAHLIGAKPSKIDEEIRQIFKELK from the coding sequence ATGAAGGCGGAAGACTCTAATTTGGAATTCCGAGTCTATTACGAAGATACTGATGTGAGTGGTTTCCTTTACCACTCCACCTATTTAAATTATTGCGAAAGAGCAAGAAGTGAGATTTTTTTTAAGCGAGGAATTTCTCCAATTAGCGGAAACTCTCATTTTGTCGTTCGTAAAATAGAAGCCGAATATTTAAAACCCGCACAATTTGGCGACAATTTAAAAGTAGAGACTTATCTTTTAAAAATGGGTGGGGCTTCAGTTCTTTTAAATCAAGAGATTTTCCGAAAAGATGAGAAACTTTTTACTGCAAAAATTCTACTTGCTCACCTCATCGGTGCAAAACCATCTAAAATTGATGAAGAGATTAGACAAATATTTAAGGAGTTAAAATGA
- a CDS encoding protein-export membrane protein, SecD/SecF family (PFAM: Protein export membrane protein; SecD/SecF GG Motif~TIGRFAM: protein-export membrane protein, SecD/SecF family; protein-export membrane protein SecF): protein MEFFKNRQSYRFMAKSKYMLFLSLSLMALSYFLLYAKGLNFGIDFAGGTLVQVKYEKEAPLSEIREKLSSDSIFDGASITEFGSPNEIVIKVKTSSGNLSRDLGDVVFEKLSETGNFEIRRVDMVGAKVGGELREKGLTSLLLVMVGILIYVSFRFEWRFALASIFALVHDISIALGALVLFQIEVNLDTLAALLTILGYSLNDTIIVFDRIREGLVKYKSVVLSSIIDESVSSTLSRTTLTSLTTFFVVLTLYLFGGEIINGFSFTLLVGVVVGTYSSIFVASPTLIWFRFSVDGYRKMLAEKDKREKEKERLRAMYEGGRL, encoded by the coding sequence GTGGAATTTTTTAAAAATCGACAAAGCTACCGTTTTATGGCGAAAAGCAAATACATGCTTTTTCTTTCACTCTCACTTATGGCACTCTCATATTTTTTACTTTATGCAAAAGGTCTAAATTTCGGAATTGATTTTGCGGGTGGAACACTTGTGCAAGTCAAATATGAAAAAGAAGCACCACTTTCAGAAATTAGAGAAAAACTTTCAAGCGACTCTATTTTTGATGGAGCTTCAATAACAGAATTTGGATCTCCAAATGAAATTGTTATTAAAGTAAAGACCTCATCGGGAAATTTATCGCGAGACTTGGGTGATGTTGTTTTTGAAAAATTATCTGAAACTGGAAATTTTGAAATTCGTAGAGTCGATATGGTTGGGGCAAAAGTTGGTGGAGAACTTCGTGAAAAAGGTTTGACTTCACTTCTTCTTGTTATGGTTGGAATTCTTATTTATGTTTCATTCCGTTTTGAGTGGAGATTTGCACTTGCTTCAATTTTTGCACTTGTTCATGATATTTCAATTGCTCTTGGTGCTTTGGTGCTTTTCCAAATCGAAGTAAATCTTGATACACTCGCTGCATTGCTGACAATTTTAGGATATTCGCTGAATGACACAATCATTGTTTTTGACCGAATTCGTGAAGGTCTTGTAAAATATAAAAGTGTTGTGCTTTCAAGTATTATTGACGAGTCAGTAAGTTCTACACTTTCTCGAACAACACTAACTTCTTTGACAACTTTCTTTGTTGTTTTAACTCTCTATCTTTTCGGTGGCGAAATTATTAACGGTTTCTCATTTACTCTGCTTGTTGGTGTAGTTGTTGGAACTTATAGTTCAATTTTTGTAGCATCTCCAACTCTAATTTGGTTCAGATTTAGTGTTGATGGATACCGAAAAATGTTAGCGGAAAAAGACAAACGGGAAAAAGAGAAAGAGCGATTACGAGCAATGTATGAAGGCGGAAGACTCTAA
- a CDS encoding protein-export membrane protein, SecD/SecF family (PFAM: Protein export membrane protein; SecD/SecF GG Motif~TIGRFAM: protein-export membrane protein SecD; protein-export membrane protein, SecD/SecF family): MKVNFRITVLLFATIFGVFFSVPSLLQTESGQKVNLGLDLQGGLHMLLGIKSEEAIYSKTKSIATSLNYFADKNDILIDEINIEKKSVSFIFLDSDDKTKLEEYLKKISNFKTTQDGDTFKIEITPEGSKAIKEQALNQAVETIRNRLDQFGLSEPTVAKQGEDKILVELPGIKSAEEEQRARDLIAKSAQLYLMAIDERHQAKVALLNDRSAKSYGDSIFSDVADEEIKYLVRAVPILDGARLTNANVVFNDMQQPVITFSLDTLGAEIFGNFTGKNVGNRLAIVLDGKVFSAPVINERIGGGSGQISGNFQLQEAQDLAIALRSGALLAPVYVLEKRSVGPSLGADSIRSATIALIAGFLLVIFFMIFYYRMAGVVSNIALITNLFIILAVMSLFGATLTLPGMAGIVLTVGMAVDANVIINERIRELIYSGKSVGKAISEGYEKATTAILDANITTLIAAIVLYAYGNGPIKGFAITISIGILASMLTAILGTRGIYESFAVSISKRGGAYFGIKSKKN, translated from the coding sequence ATGAAAGTTAATTTTCGGATTACAGTTTTACTTTTTGCGACAATATTCGGGGTTTTCTTTTCAGTTCCATCGCTTTTACAAACAGAAAGCGGACAGAAAGTAAATCTCGGTCTTGACCTCCAAGGAGGTCTCCATATGCTTCTCGGAATTAAAAGCGAAGAAGCTATCTATTCAAAAACAAAATCCATCGCAACAAGCCTAAACTATTTTGCAGACAAAAATGACATTTTAATTGATGAAATAAATATTGAAAAAAAAAGTGTCTCTTTCATATTTTTAGATTCTGATGACAAAACAAAATTAGAAGAGTATTTAAAAAAAATTAGTAATTTTAAAACTACACAAGACGGAGATACTTTTAAAATTGAAATTACTCCAGAAGGTAGTAAAGCAATTAAGGAACAGGCATTAAATCAGGCGGTTGAGACAATTCGGAATCGACTTGACCAATTTGGATTATCTGAACCAACAGTTGCAAAACAGGGTGAAGATAAAATTCTTGTTGAGTTACCTGGAATTAAAAGTGCGGAAGAGGAACAACGAGCGAGAGACCTCATCGCAAAATCTGCACAACTATATTTAATGGCAATTGATGAACGACATCAAGCAAAAGTTGCTCTATTAAATGACCGAAGTGCAAAATCCTATGGCGATTCTATTTTTTCTGATGTTGCTGATGAAGAGATAAAATATCTGGTTCGAGCTGTTCCAATTCTTGATGGTGCTAGACTAACAAATGCAAATGTTGTTTTTAACGATATGCAACAACCTGTCATCACTTTTTCACTCGATACTCTCGGTGCTGAAATTTTTGGAAACTTCACTGGTAAAAATGTCGGAAATCGACTAGCAATTGTTCTTGACGGAAAAGTCTTTTCTGCTCCCGTAATTAATGAAAGAATCGGTGGTGGTTCTGGACAAATTTCTGGTAATTTTCAACTTCAGGAAGCTCAAGATTTAGCAATTGCTCTCCGAAGTGGTGCATTACTTGCTCCTGTTTATGTTTTAGAAAAACGGAGTGTTGGACCTTCACTCGGTGCGGACTCAATTCGTTCGGCAACAATTGCACTTATCGCAGGATTTTTACTTGTAATTTTCTTTATGATTTTCTATTACAGAATGGCGGGAGTTGTTTCAAATATTGCACTTATTACAAATCTTTTCATTATTTTAGCCGTGATGTCTCTTTTTGGTGCGACTCTTACATTACCAGGTATGGCAGGAATTGTTTTGACGGTCGGAATGGCAGTTGATGCAAATGTAATTATTAATGAGAGAATTCGGGAACTAATTTATAGCGGAAAAAGTGTCGGAAAAGCGATTTCTGAAGGATATGAAAAAGCGACAACTGCAATTTTAGATGCAAATATCACAACTCTAATCGCGGCGATAGTTCTTTATGCTTACGGAAATGGACCAATTAAAGGTTTTGCAATCACAATTTCAATCGGTATTTTGGCATCGATGCTAACAGCAATTCTTGGAACTCGTGGAATTTATGAAAGTTTTGCAGTCTCAATTTCAAAAAGAGGAGGTGCTTATTTTGGTATCAAATCCAAAAAGAACTAA
- a CDS encoding preprotein translocase, YajC subunit (PFAM: Preprotein translocase subunit~TIGRFAM: preprotein translocase, YajC subunit): protein MEGQQNLLTSFLPLIILFAIFYFLVIRPQQQQVKKHKEMIEGLKKGDKIVTNGGLIATVVKVEEEFFRVSLDANVEVKLDKESVLRKVEDES from the coding sequence TTGGAAGGGCAACAAAATCTACTAACATCTTTTTTACCACTAATTATCTTATTTGCAATTTTCTATTTTCTTGTGATTCGACCGCAACAACAGCAGGTTAAAAAACATAAAGAGATGATTGAAGGGCTTAAAAAAGGTGATAAAATCGTTACAAACGGCGGTTTAATTGCAACAGTTGTAAAAGTTGAAGAGGAGTTTTTTCGAGTTTCTCTTGATGCAAATGTTGAGGTTAAATTAGACAAAGAGTCTGTTTTAAGAAAAGTAGAAGATGAAAGTTAA